The segment CAGGAAGCGACCCGCGCAGAGCCACTGGAAAGCCTCACTATAACATTACAGGAAGGACTGGATGAACCTCAGGATTTGAAAACCAGGGCCTGGGTCTCGTCCTGGTCCTAACCGTGGGCTTCGCACCACGGCTATTACACGACGACCCTTCGGGCCTGAAATCTTTATCCTGGTACTTAATGACCCTGAACCCTGAACCCCGAACCCTGGTTTTCACCGCCAGAACCCTCAATCAAATATGTCATCAACTGTTTCGCTCTCAAAAACTTTAAGTCTTGCCGGCACTCTCACGTTGCCGGGAGACAAATCCATTTCTCATCGGCTTGGGATGCTGGCGTCCCTGGCCGATGGAACCACCCACATCATCAATTTTGCCACCAGCGCTGATTGCCAGAGCACGCTCAATTGTATGCGGGCACTTGGGGTCACGGTCGAGGTGACGGATTTGGAGACGAACTCGATTGCGATTGAGGGCAGGGGGCGGACCGGGTTGCAACCTCCGAGTCGGGTGCTTGATGCCGGCAATTCGGGGACGACCATCCGACTCCTGTCAGGAATCCTGGCCGGACAGCCGTTTGTCAGTACCATCATGGGTGATGAGTCCCTGTCTCAGCGTCCAATGCGGCGCATTATGACACCGCTGACCACAATGGGCGCCCGGATCGAGGCGACCAATGACCAGTTTGCCCCATTGACAATTCATGGCGGCGCATTGCATCCAATTCAATACGCCTTGCCAATGGCCAGTGCCCAGGTGAAGTCGTGTATCTTGCTGGCCGGGCTGTATGCCGACGGTGAAACCTCGGTGATTGAACCAGTTCCAACGCGTGACCACACCGAGCGCATGCTGCGTGCGTTTGGGGTCAACCTGACAACAGACGGGAAGGAAATCCGAATCCAGGGCGGCCAGCGGTTGAAAGCGCCGGCGACGAGTTGCACGGTGCCATCGGACTTTTCGTCTGCGGCCTTCTTTCTGGCGGCGGCGTTAATGGTTGAAGAAGCCGATTTGACCATTCGCAATGTCGGCATGAACCCCACCCGGACGGGAATGCTCCAGTTACTCCAGTCGCTTGGGGCCGAAATTCAGATTGAAAACGAACGAGTTGAGATTGGCGAACCAGTGGCTGATTTGCGGGTCACTCACCATCATCGAGTGGCCGCCGCACCCCTGGTGCTCAAGGGAGACATCATCCCCAACATCATTGATGAATTGCCGATTCTGGCTGTGCTCGGGGCATGTTTAGGCGGGGTTGAAATTCGCGACGCCAGAGAACTCCGGGTCAAAGAAAGCGACCGCATCCGGCTGGTGGTTGAAAATCTTCGGCGGCTGGGAGCTGAAGTCACCGAGTTTGAGGACGGATTAAGCGCGCCGGGCAATCAGCCCTTCCGCGGAACAGTCATTGATACCGCCGGAGACCACCGCATTGCCATGGCGTTTGCCATTGCCGCCCTGGTTGCCGATGGAAACACCCATATACAAGGGGCTGAATGCGTTGAAGTTTCTTTCCCGAAGTTTTACAACGTTTTACACGCTGTCAGGCAGGCGTGAAATACACTCGAATCATTTTCGAGTCTCTGGTGATTGGTTCCTGATGCGTTTAACCAACCAGGAATGTCACATCCCAGAAATACAGAGTCATTAACCAGGCCCTGAGCATAGAGAAACCAACCAGTTGGGGGTGTACGGTGAACATTGGAATTACCTGTTATGCAACATATGGCGGGAGCGGTATTGTCGGATCGGAATTAGGCATGGAACTGGCCCGGCGTGGCCATCAGGTGCATTTTATTTCTTCGGCTTTGCCCACCCGAATTACTGAACTCAACGACAATGTGCATTTTCACGAAGTCGAAATTGCCAATTATCCGCTCTTTGATCATCCTCCCTATACCCTGGCGCTGGCGGTCAAAATGGCTGAGGTCATTCGCGAACAAAAACTGGATTTGTTGCACGTCCACTATGCCATTCCACACTCGGTGGCGGCCTTTCTGGCGCGTGAAATGCTGGTTGATTTCAAACATATTCCGTTTGTGACCACCCTGCATGGTACTGATATCACACTGGTTGGGGCTGATCGTTCATATCTTCCGATTACGCGGTTTGGGATTCTGAAAAGCGATGGCGTAACGGCGGTTTCCCAGTACCTGAAAACGGCGACCTGCGAAGTATTTGACGTGCCCCAGGATGTGATCGAAGTGATCCCAAACTTTATTTCACCCCAAATTTATCAGCGCAAACCACAGGATTGTCTGCTTGAGAAATGTGCTCCCAAAGGCGAAAAGATCCTGATGCACATTTCGAATTTTCGTGCGGTCAAGCGGGTAACTGATTGTATCCGCATCTTTGCCCGGCTCAACGGCAAGTTAAAAGCCAAATTGTTGATGGTGGGTGATGGCCCAGAGAAATCACAGGCCGAGTGGCTGGCGCGTCAGCTTGGGGTTCACAAAGACGTGGTGTTTGCCGGTAAACAGCCCAATATTCCGGCCTACCTGTCGCTGGCCGATGTCTTGCTGTTGCCGAGCGAAACCGAATCCTTTGGACTTTCCGCACTTGAAGCCATGGCCTGTGAAGTTCCGGTCGTTGCCAGTCACGTCGGCGGCCTGCCTGAAGTCGTCATTGATGGCGAAACCGGGTACCTGGCTGACGTCGGCGATATTGAAGCCATGGCAAAATATGTTCAAAAAATATTGACGAGCGAGTCATTAGGCAAAAAAATGGGCGCGCTTGGGCGACAAGTAGCTATCGAACGATACAGCGCAGCGAGTATTATTCCGCACTATGAAGCCTATTATCAGAAAGTGCTGGATCGAGCGAATTCAGCCGCTTGAAGGTGTTTTTCACGTGCCGGTTTTTGGTTTTGCATCGCGAAGCGCTGCCGTTCGGATAGCCGGTCGGTTGGCCGCTTTGGGCCTACCACCGGACACGACAGCCTCTTCTTTTCTCCCCGCTCCACCCGCGCCCCTGCGGGGCGTGGGTGGAGCGGGGAGAGGTTGGAATAACATTTTTCCGGTGGTAGCTCCCAAAACCTCGCAACACACCGGCTATCCGAACGGCAACCCTTCGGGGTGCTCAGAGTAATTCGGAGAGACAATCAAAACTCCAATCAACTGGTGGTCATTACCTGCACAATACCAGTCACCAACTCTCATTTCCCCAAATTCACATGGCCAAAAAAGGTTCAATTCTTGTTGTTGACGATGAAGAAATCATGCGAGACGTGCTTGAGACCTTGCTCTCAAGCGCCGGGTATCGCGTCGGACTGGCAAAAACCGGTGAAGAAGGGCTGGAACTGTATCAACAGCAGCCGTTTGACCTGGTTTTGCTCGATGTCTCAATGCCGGGAATGGGAGGCTTAAACACCCTGGAAGCGCTCCTCAAGCACGACCCGGAAGCCGTGGTGATTATGATTACCGCCTATGCCACCTTTGACACCGCTGTGACCGCGTGGCAGGTCGGCGCCTATAACTGCATCCGCAAACCTTTTGAAAACAACCAGATCCTGCGAGTGGTCGAAGGCGGGCTTCGGCGGCGGCGCAAGGACGAAGAGCACCGCGAACTCAAGAAAACGCTCCGTCAGGTGAGCCAGAAAAACGAGATCATCGCCCGCAGTCCACGGATGCTCGAAATTCTGGAACTGGTTGAGCAGATTGCCCCGGCGCGGACGACGGTTTTGATTCAGGGCGAATCCGGAACTGGAAAAGAGTTAATTGCCCGGGCATTGCATTTTTCGAGTCCGCGTTCTGAAAGCGGCCAGTTTGTGACGGTCAACTCGGGCAACATTCCAACTGAACTGCTTGAAAGTGAATTGTTTGGCCATTTGCGGGGTGCGTTTACCGGGGCCTTTACCGCCAAAAAAGGGTTGTTTGAAGTGGCCGACGGCGGCAGTATTTTTCTGGACGAAATTGGAAATCTGGCAGTCGAGACCCAAAGCAAACTGCTGCGGGTAATTCAGGAGCGCGAGTTCATTCCATTGGGCGATACGTCGCCGCGTCGGGTAGATGTGCGGATCATTGCCGCCACCAACGTAGATTTGCGCCAGCACGTCGCGGAAGGGAAATTCCGCGAAGACCTGTTTTACCGACTCAACGTGATCAGCATTGACCTGCCGCCGCTGCGTGAACGCCGCGAAGACATTCTCCCGCTCGCCAAACATTTCATTCACAAGTACAACGAAGAGAATGCCCGCCACCTGGCTGAAGAAATCCGTCCGGAAATCCTGGCCTTGCTCGAAGCCTACCCCTGGCCGGGCAATGTCCGCGAACTGGCGAGTTCGATTGAGCGGGCCGTTGTGATTTCCCGCAGCAACGAACTGGAGCTGGAATACCTGCGCGATGAGATTTTGCATCCCGAGCGCAAGTCAGGCACCTTCGGCAGCGAGACTGGGCCGCTGTCGCCGCCGGTGGATATTTCCCAGGGCATCTCGTTTTATGACGAAGTTGCGCGTTTTGAAGTGAGCCTGATCCGCAAGGCCATGGACCTGACAAGCGGCCACCAGAGCCGCGCTGCCAAGCTGTTGGGCCTCAACGCCACTACGCTCAACAGCAAGATCAAGACCTACAACATTAAAGTCTGAACATTCTGAAAAAATATGGCGGTTGGCAAGAAGAAGGGAAAACGATGGTCCCGTGATGAATTGCTGTTGGCAATGA is part of the Acidobacteriota bacterium genome and harbors:
- a CDS encoding type II toxin-antitoxin system HicB family antitoxin, which encodes MKNVYTAVIKQDGDWWIGWIEEVPGINCQEATRAEPLESLTITLQEGLDEPQDLKTRAWVSSWS
- the aroA gene encoding 3-phosphoshikimate 1-carboxyvinyltransferase, encoding MSSTVSLSKTLSLAGTLTLPGDKSISHRLGMLASLADGTTHIINFATSADCQSTLNCMRALGVTVEVTDLETNSIAIEGRGRTGLQPPSRVLDAGNSGTTIRLLSGILAGQPFVSTIMGDESLSQRPMRRIMTPLTTMGARIEATNDQFAPLTIHGGALHPIQYALPMASAQVKSCILLAGLYADGETSVIEPVPTRDHTERMLRAFGVNLTTDGKEIRIQGGQRLKAPATSCTVPSDFSSAAFFLAAALMVEEADLTIRNVGMNPTRTGMLQLLQSLGAEIQIENERVEIGEPVADLRVTHHHRVAAAPLVLKGDIIPNIIDELPILAVLGACLGGVEIRDARELRVKESDRIRLVVENLRRLGAEVTEFEDGLSAPGNQPFRGTVIDTAGDHRIAMAFAIAALVADGNTHIQGAECVEVSFPKFYNVLHAVRQA
- the bshA gene encoding N-acetyl-alpha-D-glucosaminyl L-malate synthase BshA, with the protein product MNIGITCYATYGGSGIVGSELGMELARRGHQVHFISSALPTRITELNDNVHFHEVEIANYPLFDHPPYTLALAVKMAEVIREQKLDLLHVHYAIPHSVAAFLAREMLVDFKHIPFVTTLHGTDITLVGADRSYLPITRFGILKSDGVTAVSQYLKTATCEVFDVPQDVIEVIPNFISPQIYQRKPQDCLLEKCAPKGEKILMHISNFRAVKRVTDCIRIFARLNGKLKAKLLMVGDGPEKSQAEWLARQLGVHKDVVFAGKQPNIPAYLSLADVLLLPSETESFGLSALEAMACEVPVVASHVGGLPEVVIDGETGYLADVGDIEAMAKYVQKILTSESLGKKMGALGRQVAIERYSAASIIPHYEAYYQKVLDRANSAA
- a CDS encoding sigma-54-dependent Fis family transcriptional regulator; this encodes MAKKGSILVVDDEEIMRDVLETLLSSAGYRVGLAKTGEEGLELYQQQPFDLVLLDVSMPGMGGLNTLEALLKHDPEAVVIMITAYATFDTAVTAWQVGAYNCIRKPFENNQILRVVEGGLRRRRKDEEHRELKKTLRQVSQKNEIIARSPRMLEILELVEQIAPARTTVLIQGESGTGKELIARALHFSSPRSESGQFVTVNSGNIPTELLESELFGHLRGAFTGAFTAKKGLFEVADGGSIFLDEIGNLAVETQSKLLRVIQEREFIPLGDTSPRRVDVRIIAATNVDLRQHVAEGKFREDLFYRLNVISIDLPPLRERREDILPLAKHFIHKYNEENARHLAEEIRPEILALLEAYPWPGNVRELASSIERAVVISRSNELELEYLRDEILHPERKSGTFGSETGPLSPPVDISQGISFYDEVARFEVSLIRKAMDLTSGHQSRAAKLLGLNATTLNSKIKTYNIKV